Proteins encoded together in one Thalassotalea crassostreae window:
- a CDS encoding putative Ig domain-containing protein: MNAILNKTRLALALSAVIGLSACGGGGGGGGGGGTDTSGGGGSTPTNNAPTISGSPLASINEGQSYTDTSISASDSDSGDTLTFSIKNNPSWLVIDSATGDLSGTPSYSDAGDYTDITVSVSDGTTSTSLTAFSINVGDVFSLNGSKALNASADEEFSFTPGSIGGVSGDSYSASNLPAWLGIDSATGKISGTPSNSDAGSTEITISADNGFTIATHTITITVTATSSNSDFEISGKVIDGYISGANVFVDFNNNLVHDNNEPSAISSFVPGFEGGFTITVAAADVDKLSRANLVAELGTGEGINAYDTDRNARFEDLPNELNRSIVLMSQVMNNLDLESGEGTVFITPFTHLVQQEVLNSAGDNLAALNDSVLSVILSNAIAAVETDEGVNIVLATSDYFADSVDNSTKQEIADKAFAIVEYIQAHTNDSDSDGFSDFEDQLPLNPSYHLDMDGDGIADEVDTDVDGDGLANLDDPNPTVFNQFENFAPLKNSNSSIGNCVADKVNDDIVCLEQGNWTKKANYAGKAFDFSADTIFASTNDSTSRSSCLITNNKVYCLTGTVGEEFTSKFGVDLPAFAQNPRDIKGSYSTICYLDDLGLNCFDGKDGDDGVIITDIPDDLGYIDDFAMTSDAICTLSEEDITCWGANSYNLIEDINASEFNQPKAFYHNLATVCVEDADGLRCWGPEERLLNEINHQSTSIIDVSFRGSNVCVTDDNGAQCYGYSPETNENNFYRPMVAGDVYDPVSAEVLLDIDFAVDENQNVIPVELNATSTTPVLFNEETDTRILVQSPIDVPELIAPTQVAHQGVFACFVDSDESGQFVECNMPNRCKVELASQSTLVENAELFPEDAHIWNCQTTSATMAIDTQHNINELQTNGQLTCAFTVAGAYCEAADGSFVGDVVLPQ, encoded by the coding sequence ATGAACGCAATTTTAAACAAAACACGCTTAGCGTTGGCGTTGTCTGCAGTTATCGGACTTAGCGCTTGTGGCGGCGGTGGTGGCGGTGGTGGCGGTGGCGGCACCGATACAAGCGGTGGCGGTGGCTCTACGCCAACGAACAACGCACCAACGATTTCAGGATCTCCATTAGCAAGTATTAATGAAGGTCAGTCATATACTGATACCTCTATTAGCGCTAGTGACAGTGATAGTGGCGATACCTTAACTTTCTCTATTAAGAATAATCCAAGCTGGTTAGTTATTGATAGCGCTACGGGCGACTTATCTGGAACACCAAGTTATAGCGATGCCGGTGACTATACCGATATTACTGTGTCGGTTTCAGATGGTACTACATCAACTTCACTTACAGCGTTTTCAATTAATGTTGGTGATGTATTCTCGTTAAATGGCAGTAAGGCGTTAAATGCTTCTGCTGACGAAGAGTTTTCATTTACACCAGGTTCAATCGGTGGTGTGTCTGGCGATAGTTATTCTGCGTCTAATTTACCTGCGTGGTTGGGTATTGATAGCGCAACTGGCAAAATTAGTGGTACACCAAGCAACAGTGATGCTGGCAGCACAGAAATTACTATTAGTGCAGATAACGGCTTCACAATAGCGACTCATACAATCACTATCACTGTGACTGCTACGAGCTCCAACAGTGATTTTGAAATTAGCGGAAAGGTAATCGATGGTTATATTAGCGGCGCTAACGTTTTTGTCGATTTTAATAACAATCTAGTTCATGACAATAATGAACCGTCGGCAATAAGCTCGTTTGTGCCCGGCTTTGAAGGCGGCTTTACCATTACTGTTGCCGCTGCTGATGTTGATAAATTAAGTCGTGCCAATTTAGTCGCAGAACTTGGCACTGGCGAAGGTATTAATGCCTATGACACCGATCGTAATGCACGATTTGAAGATCTTCCTAATGAACTGAATCGCTCTATCGTATTGATGAGTCAGGTAATGAATAACCTTGATTTAGAAAGTGGCGAAGGTACAGTATTTATCACGCCATTTACGCATTTAGTGCAGCAAGAAGTTCTTAATAGCGCTGGCGATAATCTAGCTGCGCTTAACGACTCAGTATTAAGTGTGATCTTAAGTAATGCTATTGCTGCAGTTGAAACAGATGAAGGCGTTAACATTGTGTTGGCCACTTCAGATTATTTTGCAGATTCAGTTGATAACTCAACAAAACAAGAAATTGCCGATAAAGCATTTGCAATTGTCGAATATATTCAAGCACATACCAATGATTCAGATAGTGATGGCTTCTCCGATTTTGAAGACCAACTACCACTAAATCCTAGCTATCATTTAGATATGGACGGTGATGGCATTGCCGATGAAGTCGATACTGATGTCGACGGTGATGGGCTTGCTAACTTAGATGATCCTAATCCAACCGTATTCAATCAATTCGAAAATTTTGCGCCACTGAAAAATAGCAACTCTTCAATTGGTAACTGTGTTGCTGATAAAGTTAACGATGACATTGTATGTTTGGAACAAGGTAATTGGACTAAAAAGGCAAACTATGCTGGCAAAGCGTTTGATTTTTCAGCAGATACAATTTTCGCATCAACCAATGACTCAACCAGTCGTTCGAGTTGTTTGATTACCAATAACAAAGTTTATTGTTTAACAGGTACCGTTGGCGAAGAGTTCACGAGTAAATTTGGTGTTGATTTACCTGCGTTTGCACAAAACCCTCGTGATATTAAAGGTTCATACTCAACCATCTGCTACCTTGATGATTTAGGTCTAAACTGTTTTGACGGTAAAGACGGCGATGATGGTGTAATAATCACTGACATCCCTGATGACTTAGGTTATATCGACGACTTTGCTATGACATCAGATGCTATTTGTACGTTAAGCGAAGAAGATATTACATGTTGGGGCGCTAATAGCTACAATTTGATAGAAGACATCAATGCCAGCGAATTTAACCAACCAAAAGCGTTTTATCATAACTTGGCTACTGTCTGTGTTGAAGATGCCGATGGGCTGCGTTGTTGGGGACCAGAAGAGCGTCTACTAAATGAAATTAATCATCAAAGTACATCAATTATCGATGTTTCCTTTAGAGGTTCAAACGTTTGTGTAACCGATGATAATGGCGCCCAATGTTACGGGTACAGTCCAGAGACGAATGAAAACAATTTCTATAGACCAATGGTTGCTGGTGATGTTTATGACCCTGTTAGCGCAGAAGTGCTTTTAGACATTGATTTTGCAGTCGATGAAAACCAGAATGTTATTCCAGTTGAGTTAAATGCTACGTCAACGACGCCAGTATTGTTTAATGAAGAAACTGATACAAGAATATTGGTTCAATCCCCGATTGATGTGCCAGAGCTGATTGCTCCAACACAAGTTGCTCATCAAGGTGTGTTTGCGTGTTTTGTTGATAGTGATGAGTCAGGTCAATTTGTTGAATGTAATATGCCAAACCGTTGTAAAGTTGAATTAGCAAGCCAATCTACGTTAGTGGAAAATGCAGAGTTATTCCCTGAAGATGCGCATATTTGGAACTGTCAAACAACGTCGGCAACGATGGCTATTGATACGCAGCACAACATTAATGAACTGCAAACCAATGGTCAGTTAACCTGTGCATTTACCGTTGCAGGTGCATATTGTGAAGCTGCAGACGGCAGTTTTGTTGGCGATGTAGTATTGCCACAATAG
- a CDS encoding vanadium-dependent haloperoxidase, with the protein MRNNKFTLSAIACALLSACGGDSNSDDSIKAPIVIEEPKSTSPSVARLWNEVLLEAIRNDFARPTVHARNLFHISAAMYDSWAVFATTEQPYLLGNTLAGVDCVFDGFSNELEDSANREKALSFASYRLIEHRFKLSPDKAETFELADELMAELGYDKDNVSVDFQQGDAAALGNYIAECYVNYGYNDGSKEDFLHSNIAYQPVNEALQPELPGNPEITDLNRWQSLDLGTYIDQSGNEVEGAIEFLGAEWGDVMPFALNQDDLSVYQRDGYEYKVYHDPGMPPLHGGELDQLYKWNFALVSKWSAHLDPTDGVMIDISPKNQGNIGVDEYPQTFAQHKDFYQQHGGDIGKGYQTNPVTGQAYEEQIVPRGDYTRVLAEFWADGPDSETPPGHWYVIMNTVFDHEQFERKWQGEGDELEALEFDVKSYFALGATMHDSAITAWSVKGWYDYIRPVSAIRAMADLGQSSDPSLPSYHIGGIELDPGLVELVEIGDALAGENNEHVGKIKVFSWKGPDYIENPETDMAGVDWILAENWWPYQRPSFVTPPFAGYVSGHSTYSRAAAELMTALTGSKYFPGGMSGFEVTANEFLVFEEGPSVSMTLQWATYQDASDQCSLSRIWGGIHPPADDIPGRLMGEKIGKASFTKANSYFNGTAK; encoded by the coding sequence ATGAGAAACAATAAATTCACTCTATCTGCAATCGCCTGTGCGTTATTAAGTGCATGTGGCGGAGATAGCAACAGTGACGATAGCATTAAAGCTCCAATTGTCATTGAAGAGCCCAAATCAACATCGCCATCGGTCGCTCGATTGTGGAATGAAGTGTTATTAGAGGCGATCCGCAATGACTTTGCACGGCCAACGGTTCATGCCCGAAATTTGTTTCATATTTCTGCTGCTATGTATGATAGCTGGGCGGTGTTTGCAACAACTGAGCAGCCGTATTTACTCGGTAATACATTAGCTGGTGTTGATTGTGTTTTCGACGGCTTTAGTAATGAACTGGAAGATTCTGCTAATCGCGAAAAAGCATTGAGTTTTGCGAGTTATCGATTGATTGAACATCGCTTTAAATTATCCCCTGATAAAGCCGAAACGTTTGAACTAGCAGACGAATTAATGGCTGAGTTAGGTTATGACAAAGATAATGTCAGCGTTGATTTTCAGCAAGGTGACGCCGCAGCTTTAGGTAATTATATTGCTGAATGTTACGTTAATTACGGTTACAACGACGGCTCAAAAGAAGACTTTTTGCATTCGAATATCGCCTACCAACCAGTCAATGAAGCCCTGCAACCAGAGCTGCCTGGAAACCCAGAAATTACAGACTTAAATCGTTGGCAATCACTCGATTTAGGTACGTACATTGACCAATCAGGAAATGAAGTGGAAGGTGCAATTGAGTTCTTAGGGGCAGAGTGGGGCGACGTGATGCCGTTTGCACTTAACCAAGATGATTTAAGTGTATATCAGCGTGATGGATATGAGTATAAGGTCTATCACGACCCAGGTATGCCTCCGTTGCATGGTGGAGAGCTAGACCAGTTGTATAAGTGGAACTTTGCTTTAGTAAGCAAATGGTCAGCACATTTAGATCCAACAGATGGTGTGATGATCGACATTTCGCCAAAAAATCAGGGCAATATCGGTGTTGATGAATATCCGCAAACATTTGCACAGCATAAAGATTTTTATCAGCAACATGGTGGCGATATCGGTAAAGGTTATCAAACTAATCCGGTAACTGGTCAAGCCTATGAAGAGCAAATTGTACCGCGAGGTGATTACACTCGAGTACTAGCCGAATTTTGGGCCGATGGTCCAGATTCAGAAACGCCGCCAGGACACTGGTATGTAATAATGAATACCGTGTTTGACCATGAACAATTTGAACGAAAGTGGCAAGGTGAAGGCGATGAGCTCGAAGCGTTGGAGTTTGATGTTAAAAGTTACTTTGCGTTAGGCGCTACCATGCATGATTCTGCCATTACGGCATGGAGCGTTAAAGGTTGGTATGATTATATTCGTCCAGTATCTGCAATTAGGGCGATGGCAGATTTAGGACAAAGTAGTGATCCTAGCTTGCCGTCTTATCATATAGGCGGTATTGAACTAGATCCTGGCCTTGTCGAATTGGTTGAAATAGGGGATGCGTTAGCCGGCGAGAATAACGAGCATGTTGGCAAAATTAAAGTGTTTTCATGGAAAGGTCCTGACTATATCGAAAATCCAGAAACCGATATGGCTGGTGTCGATTGGATATTGGCAGAAAACTGGTGGCCATATCAGCGACCTTCATTTGTCACCCCGCCATTTGCAGGTTATGTTTCAGGACATTCTACCTATTCCCGCGCAGCTGCTGAACTTATGACTGCATTAACAGGTAGCAAGTACTTCCCTGGCGGTATGAGTGGTTTTGAAGTAACAGCCAACGAATTCTTAGTTTTTGAAGAAGGTCCAAGTGTTAGCATGACATTGCAATGGGCGACGTACCAAGACGCCTCAGATCAATGTAGCTTATCGCGCATTTGGGGGGGGATCCATCCGCCAGCAGATGATATTCCTGGGCGACTAATGGGCGAAAAAATCGGTAAAGCGAGTTTTACCAAAGCTAACAGTTACTTTAACGGTACCGCTAAATAG
- a CDS encoding putative Ig domain-containing protein, producing MTIAMKKSYLALLVTASLGLTACGGGGGGGDTGGGNNTPTNTAPTISGTPSTSAQENTLYVDSSISADDAENNTLTYSVENNPSWLSIDSSTGELSGTPSFDDAGTYQNITVSVSDGKLSTSLSAFNITVANTNRAPSIADITNTSVDETVAFSQALSTADADGQQVELSFENLPTWLAFDQASGKLKGTPGLTDAGTSNIIVKASDGEDTVQTSFELMVNQSIQVSGKVIDGYVEGAKVYLDLNNDGVKNTNEPAYVTDANGQYSFVVLGENLTHLQSKFLRAYIGNGANDSSRPDIDFSTTPVTFSLSPAVDADATTDAINNAHITPYSTQIAHNLATRMAQSSFLGDIKAALLLATDEEMTKFLTAISVDNNHPSIDEIKAALAGDFLASTVAADLFTLIKDAAIDLTDREIGLQDTKDSDTDGYPDLYEVYMGSDPQNATSTPFDFDGDGDSNEDEIAGGSDPFNPDSTVLDRDGDGFSNEDESNIYNTDPDNAASNPNDLDADGVVNGADQFPLDPTEHVDIDGDEIGDNADTDRDENGFADADEAKIAAGRNFSCAINQDKTVSCDNASDNTFEQINVPGDLANVELLSAGGNHACAVSSDNKAQAVCWGDNSFNQLDVAQASGDIKQLVLGDNYTCTVANDSDDQKGYTVKCYGALVDTIDDDFVLRNGSFGLVKGGPNHICATSMLIENGIDRGIPYCLTNDPKTKLVTSSAGFGNNTLQIVDFALGKDFTCTYTNKSSSTCIGSLKTLDLNKDGVVLNQVTAGDTHVCAIEQVDEATKQVHCWGDNTFGQLEIGDTLDGVDFDTIKATANTTCAYLKGATQDPVCWGASAEFESTNIAANVSYLTGGDLFKCVILADDTEVCEGTTDSDINNDGLTDLFDGAAFTASDATIADYTICVGVKATDNLACLTAAGLEYPEYEIDGVTTKLSADAIVKPGLSGIGDTGPTCILNDATVSCHGGSGVDISASPYSTDATQMAMGKFTVCYVEEQGLSCVNTNTKVSSSIIDEMPDFSEAVEFKGLAIHHDTAQEYACVVAGYINSQDKTYYKPACWGNGEHGQTNAPTNSVTAFEKFELTSLNACALTNANIQCWGNTENGIGSENIATEQQQLDGVVIYNTLNTEEVLVPGEDGEEDTLEMQTVAYSDFALKYNRACYISASGLNCTSDEAAFAGITQATQVSLGTDNCVVEGQNVLVDDTAENGGTNIVCANHDFADITNIFNVESGAGATCVFADDSTVCKSIIQGREYDGAITAPADQ from the coding sequence ATGACTATCGCGATGAAAAAATCATATCTAGCGTTACTTGTTACCGCATCATTAGGTCTAACCGCATGTGGTGGCGGTGGCGGTGGTGGTGACACTGGCGGCGGTAACAATACGCCAACAAACACAGCTCCTACAATTTCAGGAACTCCATCAACAAGTGCACAAGAAAATACGCTATATGTTGATAGCTCGATCAGTGCAGATGATGCTGAAAATAATACATTAACCTATTCCGTTGAAAATAATCCAAGCTGGTTATCAATCGATAGTTCAACTGGTGAATTATCTGGTACGCCATCGTTTGACGACGCCGGTACATACCAAAACATCACAGTTTCAGTATCAGATGGTAAATTGAGCACATCACTTAGTGCTTTTAATATCACAGTAGCTAATACCAACCGCGCGCCGAGTATTGCTGACATCACCAATACCTCAGTAGATGAAACCGTTGCTTTTAGCCAAGCTTTATCTACCGCTGATGCCGATGGACAACAGGTAGAGTTAAGCTTTGAAAACCTGCCGACATGGTTAGCTTTTGATCAAGCTAGCGGCAAACTTAAAGGAACGCCTGGGTTAACCGATGCAGGAACCAGCAACATCATCGTCAAAGCAAGTGATGGCGAAGATACTGTGCAAACGTCGTTTGAGCTTATGGTGAATCAATCGATTCAAGTAAGTGGTAAGGTTATCGACGGTTACGTTGAAGGTGCTAAGGTTTATTTAGATTTAAATAACGATGGGGTTAAAAATACCAACGAGCCAGCTTATGTAACTGATGCCAATGGTCAATATTCGTTTGTGGTGCTAGGAGAAAACCTAACGCATTTACAATCTAAGTTCTTACGTGCTTATATTGGTAATGGTGCTAATGACTCTTCACGCCCAGATATTGATTTTTCAACAACGCCAGTGACCTTTTCATTAAGTCCAGCAGTTGATGCAGACGCAACAACCGATGCTATTAACAATGCACACATTACGCCATATAGCACTCAAATCGCGCATAACTTAGCGACTCGCATGGCACAATCTTCATTTCTTGGTGATATTAAAGCAGCGCTTTTACTCGCGACTGATGAAGAGATGACTAAATTTTTGACAGCGATAAGTGTTGATAATAACCATCCAAGCATCGATGAAATTAAAGCCGCATTAGCAGGTGATTTTTTAGCATCTACTGTAGCAGCAGATTTGTTCACTTTAATCAAAGATGCCGCTATCGATTTAACCGACCGAGAAATTGGTCTGCAAGATACTAAAGATAGCGATACCGATGGTTACCCTGATTTGTACGAAGTATATATGGGGTCGGATCCGCAAAATGCGACAAGCACACCGTTTGATTTTGATGGCGATGGTGATAGCAACGAAGATGAAATCGCCGGTGGTTCAGATCCATTTAATCCAGACTCTACTGTATTAGATAGAGATGGGGACGGTTTCTCTAATGAAGATGAAAGCAATATTTACAACACCGATCCGGATAATGCCGCTTCAAACCCTAACGATTTAGACGCAGATGGCGTTGTAAACGGTGCAGATCAATTCCCACTAGATCCAACAGAACACGTTGATATTGACGGTGATGAAATCGGTGACAACGCCGATACAGATCGCGATGAAAACGGCTTTGCAGACGCTGATGAAGCAAAAATTGCCGCAGGTCGAAACTTTAGCTGTGCTATCAATCAAGATAAAACAGTGAGTTGTGATAACGCTTCAGATAATACATTTGAACAAATCAATGTTCCTGGTGATTTAGCCAATGTTGAATTATTAAGCGCTGGCGGTAATCACGCTTGTGCGGTATCGAGTGATAACAAAGCACAAGCGGTATGTTGGGGTGACAATAGCTTTAACCAACTTGATGTTGCACAAGCTTCAGGTGATATTAAGCAACTTGTACTAGGTGATAATTATACCTGTACAGTGGCAAACGATAGCGATGACCAAAAAGGTTATACCGTAAAGTGTTACGGCGCTCTAGTTGATACAATCGATGACGATTTTGTACTAAGAAACGGCAGTTTTGGATTAGTTAAAGGTGGACCGAATCATATTTGTGCCACTTCAATGCTAATCGAAAATGGTATCGACCGTGGTATTCCATATTGTTTAACTAATGACCCTAAAACTAAGCTTGTTACTTCATCAGCCGGGTTTGGTAATAACACGCTGCAAATTGTAGACTTTGCTTTAGGTAAAGATTTTACTTGTACTTATACAAATAAAAGCAGTTCCACTTGTATCGGTAGTTTAAAGACTTTAGATCTTAATAAAGACGGCGTAGTCCTTAACCAAGTTACTGCCGGCGATACCCACGTATGTGCGATTGAACAAGTAGATGAAGCAACAAAGCAAGTACATTGCTGGGGTGACAATACCTTTGGCCAGTTAGAAATTGGCGACACTCTTGACGGTGTAGATTTCGACACAATTAAAGCAACAGCAAATACGACTTGTGCGTACTTAAAAGGTGCTACTCAAGACCCAGTATGTTGGGGTGCAAGTGCAGAGTTTGAAAGCACAAATATTGCGGCAAATGTAAGTTACCTTACTGGTGGTGATTTATTTAAATGTGTAATCCTAGCTGATGACACAGAAGTTTGTGAAGGCACTACGGACAGCGATATCAACAATGACGGTTTAACTGATTTGTTTGACGGTGCTGCTTTTACAGCATCTGATGCGACGATTGCTGATTATACAATTTGTGTCGGTGTTAAAGCGACTGATAACTTAGCTTGTTTAACAGCTGCGGGCTTAGAATATCCTGAATATGAAATCGACGGGGTAACAACCAAGCTCTCAGCAGACGCCATTGTAAAACCAGGATTATCAGGTATCGGCGATACTGGCCCAACTTGTATATTAAATGACGCGACAGTGTCTTGTCATGGTGGCAGCGGAGTAGATATTTCTGCCTCTCCTTATTCAACTGACGCTACACAAATGGCGATGGGTAAATTCACCGTATGTTACGTTGAAGAGCAAGGCTTAAGCTGTGTTAATACCAATACTAAAGTAAGCTCTAGTATTATCGATGAGATGCCAGATTTTAGTGAAGCTGTTGAGTTTAAAGGCTTAGCAATTCATCACGATACCGCACAAGAATATGCGTGTGTTGTTGCTGGTTATATCAATAGCCAAGATAAAACTTACTATAAGCCAGCATGTTGGGGTAATGGTGAACATGGCCAAACGAATGCACCAACGAACTCTGTCACTGCATTTGAAAAGTTTGAACTAACCTCATTAAATGCTTGTGCATTAACTAATGCAAATATTCAATGTTGGGGAAATACTGAAAATGGTATAGGTAGTGAAAACATTGCCACTGAACAACAACAGTTAGATGGCGTAGTTATCTATAACACGTTAAATACTGAAGAAGTATTGGTGCCAGGTGAAGATGGTGAAGAAGATACATTAGAAATGCAAACTGTTGCATATTCTGATTTCGCATTGAAGTATAACCGAGCTTGTTATATCAGTGCTTCAGGCCTAAATTGTACAAGCGACGAAGCGGCTTTTGCCGGTATTACTCAAGCTACGCAAGTATCATTAGGTACGGATAACTGTGTAGTTGAAGGCCAGAACGTGCTAGTTGACGATACTGCTGAAAACGGTGGTACTAACATTGTCTGTGCAAATCATGACTTTGCTGATATCACGAATATCTTCAACGTAGAGTCTGGTGCGGGCGCTACCTGTGTTTTCGCGGATGACAGCACTGTTTGTAAGTCAATCATCCAGGGTCGCGAATACGACGGCGCTATCACAGCTCCAGCTGACCAATAA